From a single Anomaloglossus baeobatrachus isolate aAnoBae1 chromosome 4, aAnoBae1.hap1, whole genome shotgun sequence genomic region:
- the NDFIP1 gene encoding NEDD4 family-interacting protein 1, whose amino-acid sequence MSEQSSSRYQQLQNEEEPVESPQAASDAPPPYSSIAGDNAAFFDYKDEPGFPKPPSYNVATSLPSYDEAERSKAEATIPLVPGRDDDFVARDDFDDADQLRIGNDGIFMLTFFMAFLFNWIGFFLSFCLTTSAAGRYGAISGFGLSLIKWILIVRFSTYFPGYFDGQYWLWWVFLVLGFLLFLRGFINYAKVRKMPENFSTLPRTRVLFIY is encoded by the exons TTACAGAATGAAGAAGAACCCGTAGAAAGTCCCCAGGCTGCGTCAGACGCTCCCCCTCCATAcagcagcatcgctggagacaacgCAG CGTTTTTTGACTATAAAGATGAGCCAGGATTTCCAAAACCACCGTCATACAATGTGGCAACATCACTCCCCAGTTATGATGAAGCAGAAAGGAGTAAAGCAGAAGCCACAATACCCTTGGTTCCTGGAAGA GATGACGATTTTGTGGCGCGGGATGATTTTGATGATGCAGACCAACTAAGGATAGGAAACGATGGAATTTTTATGCTCACATTTTTCA TGGCATTCCTGTTTAACTGGATCGGATTCTTCCTCTCATTCTGTCTGACCACTTCAGCGGCTGGAAGATACGGGGCTATTTCTGGATTTGGCCTCTCCTTGATTAAATGGATCTTAATTGTGCGA TTTTCTACCTACTTTCCTGGATATTTTGATGGACAGTACTGGCTCTGGTGGGTGTTCCTGGTACTGG gATTCCTCTTGTTTCTTAGAGGTTTTATCAATTACGCAAAGGTTCGGAAGATGCCAGAAAACTTTTCCACTCTTCCCAGAACTCGGGTTCTCTTTATTTATTAA